The genomic DNA CCACAATACTGCATTTCTAAACATGGAACTTGGCTCCAAACTACACTCTACCTTGGGGTATAATGTgtagcaaatacagtgggcccttgttttctgctggagtttgtttccaggaccactcagtggataccaaaatccatggatcctcaagtcccatacaatggtgtcccctatataaaatggcaaaatcaaggtcttcTTTTTGGAACttgtatctttttggaatattttgaagctgtggatggttgcaACTGTggctaaagaatccatggatatggagggccgactgtatttttatttagtcTGCACTGAATTTCAGTCTGCACTGAAGCTGGAGGATGTTTCTACTGTAACACTTATCTGGCCATGCTCAGTTGTTCAAAGAAAATttaaccacacacaaacacagttcCATGAAGGTTAAGAgggcttttggaatttatttatttttttaaaaaaagtaatgaaatTAAATACAAAAGGTTCTAATGCAATATTAAGGTTGGAAATTTAAAACACCCCTCCCCGTCTGGGAAATGCAACATGAGAAGTCCTTAGGGTAGCTGAACGTTACCCATCCTGAACTGATGGGGTAATTCCAAAAGGGTATAAGAAGCAAACAGGAAACAGTCTCCATAACATTCACCGACCCAAATTCCACTGGTACTTTTCTCTTCACTGAAGTAGCATCCAGTACAGCACAAACATTGCCTTGAAACATTTGGCATTTCTTGACTTGGTGTGTTTTTATTGGCTACCTTTTAACACTGTATCAGCGGAGGAGCTTTAGACTCAGCATAAAGAAATGTGTGTTCTCTCAACGCAGTTCACAGtccattccctcccccccatCTCTTCTCACTTGTGTAGCAAAGAGGTGGGGATGGTGACCAGCAAAGCTTCAGGTGAGGCAAGGAAGGGCAGAAGAGGGGAGCTTGCAAAAGAAGACATTCTTCCCCTATAGGTAAGGATTTTTATCTGCAAGTGCTAAGAGGCGGGTGCAATTCTTGCAAACTCCCATGGGCATCAATGCTTGGGACAACCTGTTTCTCTCAAAATCCACTGAGAAGCATTAGGAGGTTAcagttctcagcctcaagggccCACAAGAGATTAAGAACGGTAGGTCTTTCTATGCTTGAACCACAAAATCATGAACCTCTATCGCCGCAGCCAGCTTTTCACAGTCTGAAAACTGAGAACAAGCTTAAGGTAACTTGTTGCTTGCATTTCATCccaggaaaagcagcagcaagCTCACAGTTCTAACAAGATTCATAACAGCTCAAAGCATGCAAGTTTGCTCCCCTTTTGCGTTCGTCCCCAAGTCACAGCACATATTTTATTACTTCCTAAGGGTGCAAGCAGCACAGAGAATTTTTCAGAAACCTGTAACTACTAGATAGCCCCCAATGTCCATAATACAGTCACTGTTTTCTGCCCTGCTGCAGTCCCACAAAAGTTTTGCGGATTCAAAAACTATTTGCCCAGGGAtggtaacaacaataaaaaccaggAAAGGGGCATGAATACACATTTCACAAAACTTCAGCAGTGTCCTCACAAACTCATTCAGAACTTAGAAACGGTTTCCATTCGTGCACGGCCTTAACCTGACATACCAGGGAAAGAAGTCTGCTCCTGATTCTGGCAAGAAACAACTCCTCCCACAAAAGAGAACCCACCACTAATGTTTCCCAAGGACATGAAGAAACATTGCTAACTGGACAGAAAAAGGAGGATTTGAAAATACAACTCTTGTGCCAACACACTGAATGAACATTAGCACATCTTTAGTTTCCTCCCATGACTGTGGCTAGCCCATGGAATCTGGTGTCCAGTTCTCAAGTGCTCCACTCAAACTTTGCGCATAGAGTAAGGGTATGGTCACTCTTGCAGCCCCAACAACACTTGCAACAATGACCACAGAGATGTACAGTCAGGATCAAATAATTCACTCCGAGAGGAAGGGAGTGCAGAATTGTGCCAAATGAGTGTGCACATATGAAGCACAGggacacatgtacacacagaagTCATACCCATGCCTGACACAGAAACAAGGCACACACACTCAAATTCAACATAGTTCCTGCACCTAAATCACAATCTTGAAATGTCTATGCACCCTTTCATCTCCATTGGGCCTGTGTGTGGTCTGCGGAGGGGAGTATGGAGTTAGCAGAGGAAGGAAATATGCATCTGGTCCATCCCATGTATGCAGAATTATCAGCCCACTTCCAAGATTTTCTTCACTGAACAGCTGCTGTGTCTACACTCCAAGAAGTGGAGCAGGTGCATAGAAGGAGGTCCACAATGCTGCCACTGGGCTGGCTCTCTCGTGGATGAGGCAAGAACTTACATTGCTCACATTCTTGCCTTGGGCACAGGGCCAACAATTGCCAGTACCTTCAtccacaaagaaaaaaacatttcaagcCATTTATTTTTATGAACCAATATTGTAAAACACCATAGTCCttccaacccccacccccaccccaaccccatgCCTGCTAGGGATCTTTTCCTCACTGAATCCCAATTACTTTTTTTCTGTGCCTCCCCTTCTGCCTCAGTGACCCAAGTGATAATCAGAACATTGAAATGATGACATAGGAACCACAAAATTCAAGAGAGAAGGcgaagaaacaacttgaagatgaaaagagcaagtgggggggggggataaatcaaggatggaaaaataaaaagtgtGCAAGAATAATGCATTTTATAATCACAGATAGAAAACAGTTACAGCAAGGACAGAGCAGGCTGGATGGGGTTGGGATGTGAAtagatatatctatctatctgtatatatatttatatatatttatatataaattcaatggggcttgagtctGTTCTTGGGGATCTCCCCCTTCTGATTGGTCTCTCCAAGCGGGGGTGGGATTTGcaccatctcttcttctccactGTCCACCCTCTGGAAGATTCCTCTGATTCTTGATCTCCAAGTGTCACCACCACAGCCACCTCATTCCAGTCTGCCTTGGCAATAAGGAGAGTGAAGGAAGCATCTGGATGATGGATAGAGAGGAGCAGATCAACAGTTCCCTTTCCCACTGGCCCCTCAAAAAGGTCTCCTTTAAGCCTGGGGTTGCAGCCTGTGGCACGGGGTGGGGTGGGATTTAGAAACAGGGACCAcctcttctcccctctctctGAGGGAGGGAACCATGTTCATTTTGGCACTCTTACCACTAGCTCCTTTTTTTTTGGTTcagatttatatttctatgccTGCAGCAGGCTTTATCATTCTGATGATAGTTAAGCcacaaaagggtgtcaagctgcaaCCTACCCCACCCCCTACTTGCTAATTCCTCTTGCCATTGGCTGAGAAAGAATGCTttctccccactcccacccccaccccagccaTTTGATTAGGCTGAGATAAGCCTTAGCAACATGCCCCAACTTCATGGTACAGCATGAGGGGTAATATTTCATGCTTAGAACTGGAGCAATTAACTCTTCCTCCCCCATTCATAGGTATCAAGGGACAAGAAGAGCAAACATCCTCCACTACACACCCTACTGGATGTCTTTAGTGACCGGGAATCAGTCAATGCTGAATCCGCTTCCATCTCCTAGCTTCCCAAGTACCAAAGGGGTGTTCTTTCCACCTTGTAAAATGAGATGGAAATGGGGGCTTTCCCTTGATAAGCCAAAAAATGTTTGCTGAAGGGAAGAGCCACTCTCACAAGAAGGGAGTTCTCCTACTTCCCCAGTTTTAGATCATGATGTTGTGCCATTTTGAGGCACTAATGGTGAAGCCAAGAAGTGGCCACACAGTAGATATAACCCCCATTCCCCTCCCTGAAAGGGAAGCTGTGGAAGAGGCCAGAACGTGTTGCATGAGGAGAGGCCATCACACAAGAAACGCCCTTGGGCATAGACTATGTGCAAGAAGTTTTCCACTCCCCTCTGCCAAGGTCTCTAGGAGCTGGAAAGATGCTCCACCTGGATGGTGCTGGTGCTAACCGTGAGACAGATGTCTTTGTGATGCTCCGAAGTCTTGTAAGGGGTAAGGTCAAAGGAACACTGGGGTGGGGGGTTGGAAGGGTTGTCACCAGATGGACCCCCTGCTCCCCCACCACCCTGTGACTggaagtgctgctgctgctgttgctgttgctgttgttgttgctgctgttgttgtgacGCCTGGGTTTGAGCCTGGACTTGAGCCTGGACTTGGGCTTGCACCTGGGCTTGGACCACAGCCACCTGCTGCTGGGGGTCAGGGATGTTGTGTTTCCGCATATGTTTCATCAAGTATGTTTCCTGTGGGAGAGGGGAGATTACAAATAAATTCAGAGGCACAGATGCAGACAACCAACCAGTTCCTTCAACTACCACAGAAGCTGTATGGATGATCCAATGGGAAACTGTCTCCAGGGGAAAAATGGCCCAAGACAGAACTACCCGCCTGATTCTCCGATTCCGTGTGTGCTGCTGGAGGTGCTCCCCTGACACAGGGTGGTTCTTACCGAAGTGTAGGCCCGATTACACATGGAGCAATTGTAGATCTTGGCATGCTTCACCGTGTGGGTAGCCAAATGAACCTCCAATGAGGTGGCATCTGTGTATGCGCGATGGCAATTGTGGCACTTGAATGGTTTGTCTTTGTTGTGCTGCCGTCTGTGGGACTACAAAAgtggaggggaaagagaagaggtGTCAAATGAAATAAGACCAAGTGATATTCCTTCAATCCCCATCCTCTAATATTATTCATAACTTAAAAGTCAGAAACAAGCATTTAAATCTTCATGAATCACAAGTTCTTCAAAATCCTGTATACTGTGGATGTCCAGAGGTTAGTGTGGAACAAATATAGATAAATCTGCTTACCTGCAGGTTGGAGAGCTGTGTGAAAGCTTTCTCGCACCCCGGATGTGCACATTTGTAGGGTCGGTCTCCAGTATGGATCCTACCCACAGGAAGGAAAAGCACAAAGACAAGATTAGGAGAAGAAAAGAGCAAAAACAGAATCCCTCTCCCAAATGTTCTGAAGATGCCCTAAAGCTGAGCTAGAAAAGCAAAAGCTGCACCACCCTCCACCAGCttatttattcttcttctttggtgAGCTCACATGCCATCTCCTTCCTAGTCCAACTTAGCTAGTTAAGCTAAGAAGGAGAGCATGCAAGATCAAAAGGAGAGGGCAAAGCAGCTAATGGGCAAAAGGCAAGCTCAGTTATTGCAGTCATCTGTGGCAGTGCCAGGGCAAGGAGAACAAGATTCTCGGTCCAAACTGTCagtaagtccccccccccactttccacAATGTCAAAGGATGATCCCAATAGATAGCTTTCATCTGACTTGCCTTGTCAAAGAATcagcatgcatacatacacttcTAGCCAAAATTGCTTGAGGAAAGAATGTGCCTTGAAACACCAGTGGAAATTTCCACAGACTCTACAGACAAAGCTCGCTACCCCTTGACTTCCTCTCAGGCTTGGGGAACACTAGCCcatgtctgtctctctctctctctctctctctgtgacccCCTGGGGAtgtggagaggaaaaaagaatttCCCCAGGGCCGGAACATGCCCACCTGTGCCCTGGCACGGTCAGTGTCTCCTCTGCAGCCCCCACTCCATCCTCTCTGGTGGACCGAATCTTTTCAATTGACAGGGCTGGTCACATCCCCCACCCTCCCCCTGCATGCCAGGCAAGTGTGCTCCAAAAAGGTGCATGCTGACGGCACGGGGGGCCAGGCTGGGCCCCCAGCCTCCTTGGCCCTTACCGTGTGTGCTGCTGGAGGTGGGAGAGCTGGCGGAACGCCTTCTGGCAGTAACGGCACGTGTAGGGTTTGACCCCTGAATGGATGCGGAGGTGCTGGGCCAGGTAGGACGTGTTGGCGAAGCTCTTGGAACAGTGAGGGCACTTGTGCGGCTTGACAATCGCCGTGTGGAGCTTGGAGTGGATCCTGCCGAAGAGGAGGAGCGGGGCAGCAGTTGGACATGACCGCCAGCTGGCTAGCAATGACAACATGAGGAACGGCACCATGCTGTCTGGCTACAATGGAGGAAAACCAAGTGGGATTCTTGCCCTGAACTCCACAAGAGGGAGTGAAAAACCCAAAGCTGAGCTGCACCaggaggccagagagaggaggaaatggTGGTAGATGTGTGTGGATGGGAAGCTCAAGGCTGAGGCAGTGAGGGGAGGGCATTCTGCTACTCAATAAACTTTCTGGTGGTGTGAGAGGCTATCAGTCATGCACCTACGTATTTCAGTCTCCCTATCTTTGGTGGCTGAACAGCCCCTCAACTTATCATAGACTGTCCTTTGTCAGAGGACCAGATACCACACACTGAGAGGTTCCTTTGCTTACTGTGGGATCTAAGGGTGGAACCACTGGCAGTAAATGGCAGACCTGTCCTGAGCAGTCTCTCCCATGGGCACTTGCATCATGCTATGATGCTGGCAGCATGCAGCGTGGATGCTTCCTCAGTACAGTTTCCTTGGCCCTTACCGTGTGTGCTGCTGTAGATGGGAAAGCTGGCGGAAGGCCTTCTGGCAGTAGCTGCAGGTGTACGGCTTGGCCCCTGAATGGATGCGTATGTGCTGGGCCAGATAGGAGCTGTTGGCGAAGCTCTTGGAGCAGTGAGGGCACTTGTGTGGCTTTGCCTCAGTGTGGGATTTGGAGTGGATCTGCATCTCTGACTTAGAGTAAAATGTTAAGGAACACATCCGGCACCTGAGatcaaaaggagaaaaaggagagggggagggaaaagaaagggtGAGCACATGCATCACAcaaaggtgaccagacatcaatGCCCCCAATACTATCACTGTGGATCACCTGGGGAAGAGACCGTCCCAACCCTGAATTCCTTAGTTCACTCTTATTTCCTAAATCTAATGATGTACAGATATACAAAACTGGGTGCGGCTACAATTCCAAAatgtaatacagtcggcccttcttatacacagattttttatacatggatttaagcatacacggattgaaaatgctcccaaaaagtataaatttaccttgattttccattttttataagggacaccattttgctatgtcattatatgtaatgggacttgagcatacacggattttgttatacacgggggatcttggaaccaaaccccagcgtataacaagggtccactgtagatctattgttgctgtgtggcttcaagtcatttttgatttattgcaaatcctaagatgaccctatcatggggtttgcttggcagaatttgttcagaaggggtttgcccttgcctttctctgaagctgagaatgtgtgacttgtccaaggtcacccagtgggtctacatggccaagtggggatttgagcccaggtctcccagtgttctagtccaacacctaaaccacAATAACACGGTATAGCTAATCATAGCATAGATTATCTATAAGCAAAAGAAATAACAATGTCTTTAATAAATGTGAATTAAGCAACAGCTATGGACAACTAAGATCTGTTTGTTTTCTAGACTTTAATGTCAACAACCATGAAAACTAAAGGCGTAACCTATCATTAGTCTTTCCCAATCAGTACCCTCTAAATGTGTTGGTTTACGATTCTTATGCTCCTCAAGCAACTTTACCATAAGACAGATAAATCTGACCAACTGAATGTTATGGCACCCACCCCGTTTGCTAACACAGAGCTCATTTCTAACCTATTCCCAACCACATTCCCTGTATAAAATATTTCCAGTTGTTGGCATCACAGATGGCAATCACCCATCCAATCCACCACACTTTTCCAGGAGTTAATCACAATTCAAAAGATTAGGAAAGATGAACTTCAGTTATCGAAAAGATTACTGTACTTGCAAACTGTTCCTTTTCTAAAACTAATCATTGGGTCAGTCTctctatctctccccccccctccagtatCTTAGGTAACACCATATAATAACATATGTTAAGGAAAAGGCTGGGCTAAATACTTTTTTCCTGACTTATCATACCAACACCTCACCTCTATTTGGTAAGGCATTCTATCATATACCATCTTCTAACCTACATCCTGAAGTGGTGCACTATAGAAAAGATTTCACCATTTAATTCTGTTGCATATGTAAGCCAATTCTAAACCCAGAATTTTCCCATTAGAAACCTTCTAGACTCTAGATCAATGACAGGCTCAGTAGGAGACAAACAGAAGACTGGAAGACTATCAATGATGGGCCAGCCAAGGTCAAAGAACAACTTTCTCTAGTTTTCCCTGCATCAAAACACAGATTGGATTCAGTGATGCATTCCTGGATACTAACACAggagatgtttagccaggagGTTGTAATAGATCAGAGTGACAAGAGAAGGAGGCATAAAGTTGCAGGCATAAGATGGAGGATATTAAACAGTGGTATGAAATTTTTGCCTTACCAAGGACTATTTTAAGACTTCTGAACTTGAAGAATAAAACCACTTTGTAGGCTGGTTCATGTTGATTGCTGCAAAGGTTGATTTCAGGAAACAGAATGTATAGTCTCAGCTCAAGGTTAAACAGTACTTCATTTTCTGCCCATAGGGGCTAACATATTTGCACAGAAGAAGAATTAAAGTAATACACTGGCTGTAACTAGTGGTAGATGCTGAGTTCTCTCTCCCTTTGGACACCCTTTCATTTATTTACTGCTGTGTTATTTACTGGTGCTGCAATTCTAGCTCAATCTAGCTTCCTTTTGAAAATCTGAATTCTCTAATTGTGCTTTTTCCCAAGGGAATAATGTGGAGTGGGATTATAGGGTCaaaaatgcatttcccccctaaCCTTCCTTGGACTACATTTTGGTGAAACACTGCTCATCCTCCATATTTCCCTGGGGGAAAATGTGAGCACATTGGTACTCTATTGGGGATATTTTTAGGAGGAACAATTTCAGTTTGCAGGACCCACTTCaagtctgtgctttatagactatagcaaagccttcgtCTGTATAGATCACTAAAAGCTACGGATCACTCATTAAAAATGCATGTGCTCCAACATTTAATTATCCTGATGTGTAAGTTGCACTCAAGACAAGAGACTACCGTCAAGACAGAAtaaggagaaatggaatggtttccaattggcaagaggaTCAGGCAGGGCTACATCatatcaccctacctgtttaacCTGTTTGCCAAAAATATCATACTGTATGTAAAGCAGGATTTCTAAGATgtaggtgtgaaaattggaggaagaaacatcaacaatctaacatACACTGATGATagttttttgaggtttttttgggctacatggccatgttctagatgagtttattcctgacatttcgccagcatctgaggctggcatcttcagagaatatagcccgaaaaacccataaaaaactattgatgccagccatgaaagcctttaactttgCATATATAGATGACACTATAATACTAGCAGataatagcaaagacttggaatgctTACTGAAGAACGTCAAAAAAGAAGAGCgcacaaacaaagcaaaaataatgactacaaatgatttgttgttgttagctgtcctcaagtcaacttcaacccatggcgaccctgtgtatgagacgtCTCCAAAAACTCTGACCCTCCACTGGTCTGCTTTAGATCTTGTAGATACATGCCCGTGACCCccctagccatctggtgtgtggtcttcctctttctgtactgctttctacttttcttagcattattatcttttttaatgagtcatatcttcttatgactttaaagtagacaataaagacactgaaatagttcaaaattttTCATACCTTGGGTCAATCATTCATTAGagtgaagactgcagtcaagaaatcagaagaccagtacttggaagagcagctatgaaggaactacacaagatcctgaagtgtaaagatagatCACTGAATATTACAGTTAGGATGgcccatgccattatattttccacttctatgtatagttgtgaagaAAGCTGGTGAAGAAAGCcagtagaaagaaaatcaacccatttgaggaTACCagacttctaaaaagacaaatgggtcctagagcaaatcaggcctgaattcttcctagaagcc from Sceloporus undulatus isolate JIND9_A2432 ecotype Alabama chromosome 2, SceUnd_v1.1, whole genome shotgun sequence includes the following:
- the ZNF384 gene encoding zinc finger protein 384 isoform X1, which produces MGSGRETMSGFPRQGALPGLSPHPEAEDKGCLLSAWLSAGGATTAGGGEGGGGGGGIGGGAGSGGAAPQLVSRAPQLDSASSRPLFPASARAGRRARGRGRARMEESHFNSSPYFWPGVPTVSGQIDNSMFINKMKEQLLPSEKACGLAPPHYPTLLTVPTSVALPTNISMDSDTKPEQLTPHSQASVTQNITVVPVQSAGLMTTGPGLVITSPSGSLVTTASSVQTFPISAPMIVSALPPGSQAALQVVPDLSKKGITALSEVGTVSGVGGMPPKAPRGRKKKRLQESGLPEISDPFVLPNDDDEDQHKDGKTYRCRMCSLTFYSKSEMQIHSKSHTEAKPHKCPHCSKSFANSSYLAQHIRIHSGAKPYTCSYCQKAFRQLSHLQQHTRIHSKLHTAIVKPHKCPHCSKSFANTSYLAQHLRIHSGVKPYTCRYCQKAFRQLSHLQQHTRIHTGDRPYKCAHPGCEKAFTQLSNLQSHRRQHNKDKPFKCHNCHRAYTDATSLEVHLATHTVKHAKIYNCSMCNRAYTSETYLMKHMRKHNIPDPQQQVAVVQAQVQAQVQAQVQAQTQASQQQQQQQQQQQQQQQHFQSQGGGGAGGPSGDNPSNPPPQCSFDLTPYKTSEHHKDICLTMLPSLSLLPRQTGMRWLWW
- the ZNF384 gene encoding zinc finger protein 384 isoform X2, which codes for MGSGRETMSGFPRQGALPGLSPHPEAEDKGCLLSAWLSAGGATTAGGGEGGGGGGGIGGGAGSGGAAPQLVSRAPQLDSASSRPLFPASARAGRRARGRGRARMEESHFNSSPYFWPGVPTVSGQIDNSMFINKMKEQLLPSEKACGLAPPHYPTLLTVPTSVALPTNISMDSDTKPEQLTPHSQASVTQNITVVPVQSAGLMTTGPGLVITSPSGSLVTTASSVQTFPISAPMIVSALPPGSQAALQVVPDLSKKGITALSEVGTVSGVGGMPPKAPRGRKKKRLQESGLPEISDPFVLPNDDDEDQHKDGKTYRCRMCSLTFYSKSEMQIHSKSHTEAKPHKCPHCSKSFANSSYLAQHIRIHSGAKPYTCSYCQKAFRQLSHLQQHTRIHSKLHTAIVKPHKCPHCSKSFANTSYLAQHLRIHSGVKPYTCRYCQKAFRQLSHLQQHTRIHTGDRPYKCAHPGCEKAFTQLSNLQSHRRQHNKDKPFKCHNCHRAYTDATSLEVHLATHTVKHAKIYNCSMCNRAYTSETYLMKHMRKHNIPDPQQQVAVVQAQVQAQVQAQVQAQTQASQQQQQQQQQQQQQQQHFQSQGGGGAGGPSGDNPSNPPPQCSFDLTPYKTSEHHKDICLTVSTSTIQVEHLSSS